In a genomic window of Shouchella clausii:
- a CDS encoding competence type IV pilus minor pilin ComGF — MYTRLKNEGGFTIIEHLIGLLVLSVVVFCLPSLLQLAGYSDPGEPFDAQPFLNHVAKEAKEAELITWKDDALLIYKDGSAVSYEWRPQKRIQRFRDGKGVVIMAEAVERFGCEKTGYGLSCSITFENGKTTTRSFWTAKDVAFYFHKK; from the coding sequence GTGTATACGCGCTTAAAAAATGAGGGCGGTTTTACAATAATCGAGCATTTGATTGGCTTGCTTGTGCTATCAGTTGTGGTATTCTGCTTGCCATCGCTATTGCAGCTAGCTGGTTACAGCGATCCTGGTGAACCGTTTGACGCGCAGCCTTTTTTAAACCATGTAGCTAAAGAAGCAAAAGAAGCTGAACTCATCACTTGGAAGGACGACGCCTTATTGATTTATAAGGATGGTTCGGCTGTTAGTTATGAATGGCGGCCCCAAAAACGGATCCAACGTTTTCGAGACGGCAAGGGAGTGGTCATAATGGCAGAAGCAGTTGAACGATTTGGCTGCGAGAAAACGGGTTATGGCTTAAGCTGTTCGATTACTTTTGAAAATGGGAAAACGACTACACGTTCGTTTTGGACGGCAAAGGATGTGGCTTTCTATTTTCATAAAAAATGA
- the comGD gene encoding competence type IV pilus minor pilin ComGD, which translates to MLSSFRADDGFTFIELLLTILLLSVLLLLPTFSISKNQPINEEKAAIAKLREDLVLAQHIAMTEGKKVTVSFEEDRLVVFADKKEHSSFRYPLVLDMETVTMSINDVVFLENGHPQRSGSWNVSTSHITARFSVQIGKGRVSYREL; encoded by the coding sequence ATGTTATCATCGTTTCGGGCTGATGATGGCTTTACGTTTATTGAATTACTCCTCACCATATTGCTTTTGTCTGTATTGCTTCTCCTTCCTACGTTTTCTATATCCAAAAACCAACCGATTAATGAAGAAAAAGCAGCCATTGCCAAACTCCGGGAAGACCTTGTTCTCGCTCAACATATTGCGATGACAGAAGGAAAAAAGGTAACGGTATCATTTGAAGAAGACCGGTTAGTGGTGTTTGCTGATAAAAAAGAGCATAGCTCGTTCCGCTATCCACTCGTACTCGACATGGAAACGGTGACTATGTCTATTAACGACGTCGTTTTTTTGGAAAACGGCCATCCGCAAAGATCGGGTTCTTGGAATGTATCGACTTCACATATTACAGCTAGATTCAGCGTTCAGATCGGAAAGGGGCGTGTGTCTTATCGGGAATTGTAA
- the yidD gene encoding membrane protein insertion efficiency factor YidD — protein sequence MRKLLIQIIRLYQRFISPLTPPSCRFYPTCSAYGIEAIETHGAIKGSYLAIKRILKCHPFHPGGVDPVPECQHTKHKKTP from the coding sequence ATGCGCAAGCTCCTCATTCAAATCATCCGTCTTTACCAACGGTTTATTTCACCGCTTACCCCACCATCCTGCCGCTTCTATCCAACTTGCTCTGCCTATGGAATTGAAGCAATCGAAACACACGGGGCCATTAAAGGGAGCTACCTTGCCATAAAACGCATTTTAAAATGCCATCCTTTTCATCCAGGTGGCGTTGATCCCGTCCCTGAGTGCCAACATACCAAACACAAAAAAACTCCTTAA
- the comGG gene encoding competence type IV pilus minor pilin ComGG: protein MPLTLLTFLVLGGYFSYQLFHYERERLFYEQQLHLLELENALQLAILDILASEGEDIGDKHYPMGTVSIVQQAKEDKSVYEFEATLKNGATRKARVTVNADWKMVAYEEGL, encoded by the coding sequence TTGCCGCTAACATTGTTGACATTCCTTGTACTTGGCGGCTATTTTTCTTATCAATTGTTCCATTATGAACGGGAGCGGCTCTTTTATGAACAACAGCTCCATTTGCTTGAATTGGAAAATGCACTGCAGTTGGCGATTTTGGATATTCTTGCAAGCGAGGGAGAAGACATAGGAGACAAGCACTATCCAATGGGGACGGTGTCGATTGTGCAGCAGGCTAAGGAGGACAAAAGCGTTTATGAGTTTGAAGCGACTTTGAAGAACGGTGCTACAAGAAAGGCGCGGGTGACTGTCAATGCCGATTGGAAAATGGTTGCATATGAAGAAGGGCTGTAA
- a CDS encoding YqzE family protein: protein MTFQDLLKFATQEAVKRMEKPKAIRQEERSKRKAEKQPLSNWAFGVLPMAVSIARRRLKEGRRG from the coding sequence GTGACATTCCAGGATTTGTTGAAGTTTGCGACACAGGAAGCGGTGAAGCGAATGGAAAAACCGAAAGCCATACGGCAAGAGGAGCGCAGCAAAAGAAAGGCGGAAAAACAACCGCTCTCTAATTGGGCATTCGGCGTCTTGCCGATGGCTGTTTCAATCGCCAGGCGCCGGTTGAAAGAAGGAAGGCGCGGTTAG
- the comGC gene encoding competence type IV pilus major pilin ComGC, with amino-acid sequence MIKRLKDEKGFTLIEMLVVLMIISVLLLIALPNMTKNTDLAGDKSCDATRKLVQTQVSAYEVEHGQLPRSLDTLVQEGYVDQVTCASGKTLRLDGKNVIIVSG; translated from the coding sequence ATGATCAAACGGCTTAAAGATGAAAAAGGGTTTACGCTGATTGAAATGCTTGTTGTGTTGATGATTATATCTGTGCTCCTTTTAATTGCCTTACCGAATATGACAAAAAATACTGACTTGGCTGGCGACAAAAGTTGCGATGCTACACGAAAACTCGTCCAGACACAAGTGTCCGCTTATGAAGTCGAACATGGGCAATTGCCTCGCTCCCTTGATACTCTTGTTCAAGAAGGGTACGTTGACCAAGTAACTTGTGCTTCAGGAAAAACACTCCGCTTAGATGGAAAAAATGTTATCATCGTTTCGGGCTGA
- a CDS encoding DUF2626 domain-containing protein, which yields MDRMFRVLGFWTGIFAVLFYIGHMNEMALLFFAQTVILIALGYLGLSERVYVYIFAGYCTLFFVGFTYYSVFILVPSFGH from the coding sequence ATGGATCGCATGTTTCGGGTTTTAGGATTTTGGACGGGCATATTTGCGGTATTATTTTATATTGGGCATATGAATGAAATGGCTTTGCTGTTTTTTGCGCAAACCGTCATTTTGATTGCGCTAGGCTATCTAGGGCTGTCTGAGAGGGTATATGTTTATATTTTTGCTGGCTATTGCACGTTATTTTTTGTTGGTTTCACGTATTATTCCGTGTTTATCCTTGTTCCAAGTTTCGGACATTAA